One window of the Halictus rubicundus isolate RS-2024b chromosome 6, iyHalRubi1_principal, whole genome shotgun sequence genome contains the following:
- the LOC143355305 gene encoding uncharacterized protein LOC143355305: MLCQHVYDCHSFDLILLFFARTVRCTGFVRRRVETFHSKEMTMSDENRVNLEQIHNGFMDISEHYKNQEFLDSSSPEVKYSDDVFPWLIKFNKVMSSSVGCRSSQLLEHLISLYTQNIISSINTYCGKALDMIKLKNHISSTLTYFHLYWHDIKEFVDDCESYLNAMSVLLSIYIDMELKTSRHTKDSTSLVAKLFSALWIYLNHSEKHIFRVLLKLKHCTKKSIKICEPIIMKSFKCMRRNVEEMWTDIEYVRYLLMFKIWKRMKESLREIKEVNKMALAILGPHLPEMRDELLKIIPKPPVGHENETLWLLQPNVFDLKKACSNFLAFEDSASIQSNNSYLIKKSDLNIFQQSQIVSSCGINAVREHSMNFELNKCETNMLKNTIDYSKLADQALSTKRRNKFKKFRKASKLKSGEIILIDLTEDNESLEADKDKKKKKKCKRKFDWSKMMRKKYRVQKPVVEVKCRNEVEIADAHSTENSKSFVDKSHLEYLPISDNKVSESTESYTTVEEESQFQDRTRVNSQCKHDYISNKRTKELKCAFQHNQCDICTLLLKQNDIQHNRILFLLKFLNAVGQNIKEPKAILNLFRENREQSTVSSQHTFACKSTANKSREVNIQEETYSQPNSSVHFKECQERTMNSQSIKQELPTSTDCNVADADNTYCQNKSVCVQNDRHSHDFRSPSICSHISETIKQKLYDSHECVCPTKKIDVKPFVSHNYNIVNTAKSDDTVQTGVDDNSTDKKSSICDKNIICMLSDLDKCMDVLNRISEHIVTVHAEKQRLECSDKTDVCTVSTTVSRDQSIKSSLGWAQNTNLTNSEKLSKILELYGRKELLNACNCKDSHRWDNQETNTVLNQLKNESDDCKKFLVSMSQPKDTHFREKTNATLSGNKLSDSFVSGHVKSEFEQLVKEENVEVFESATNQSEKANERNLPMAVNNEAHANEYFPYDLKTFETLNENVHCESVLESLLQKNDTTEAQSVEEFENIDILDSILNGGITMEDEQELLQESQSSLMSPMSYDNSNNVLNCITEFFLQAENTYVNDKEDKYAMPDTKNTGTPLPEGSLGTTGILNFLLDFELTKMSSLPNDLIYSNVQAVNPQLIKKSFEKENLSKTISACEANTQLEEVIVVGKNGEEDILSQKENEFSTLSQSNISINSDSIFSDLRESFTKYNLSSPSDKFSNNTVAEKVSIHQKDDVTNQVQPFSDTIKHVSSKMCVPSETTSIAIPNCKSLHKDGSTEHERSVLLVKKPSECESLSSTDLIPSNNTTDSRCENSEYEHILKKRNIQKGMQNICKGKQNNVLQHKIEVSVQTRSSKRKLRYRKKVKKDQKEGEEGLDLFNIQHNQDELNLKYSQINVISPTSHQDVQSACKLPLSPFDISYHQKLPQTLCTSRNIYKQLKCVGIQRLRNISPRKQQILLNCQGDSTTSATIKEDYKLEDSHRTMEDNIWEDPTVLVSSMEKQQHTPGSITDFKLSKTDVKLDANVPKVNLVTDKHITDISNDILIESGINWTLQNIDAQSSKLTTKQIIASVDEETPLKRKKLTSNHSSSFETTATVCSASQEGVQKKHYASMKKGLICTNGRKSMVDIFASKFL; this comes from the exons ATGCTATGTCAGCATGTGTATGATTGTCATTCGTTTGATctgattttgttgtttttcgCGCGAACGGTGCGCTGCACTGGATTTGTCCGACGAAGAGTAG AGACATTTCACAGTAAAGAAATGACAATGAGTGATGAAAACAGAGTAAACTTGGAACAAATACACAATGGTTTCATGGATATATCAGAACACTATAAAAACCAAGAATTTCTGGATAGTTCATCTCCAGAGGTCAAATATTCAGATGATGTATTTCCATGGcttattaaattcaataaagTGATGTCTTCATCTGTGGGATGCCGAAGTTCTCAGTTGTTAGAACATCTAATATCCCTTTATACACA GAACATTATAAGCAGCATAAATACATACTGTGGGAAAGCATTAGAcatgataaaattaaaaaaccatATAAGTAGTACCTTAACATATTTTCACCTTTACTGGCATGATATTAAAGAG TTTGTAGATGATTGTGAGTCATATCTAAATGCAATGTCAGTGTTATTAAGTATATACATAGACATGGAGCTTAAAACTTCTAGACACACTAAAGATTCAACTTCATTAGTTGCAAAACTTTTTTCTGCACTGTGGATATATTTAA aTCATTCAGAGAAGCATATCTTCCGAGTGCTACTTAAACTTAAGCATTGTActaaaaaatctataaaaatatgTGAGCCTATAATCAT GAAAAGTTTTAAATGCATGAGAAGAAATGTGGAAGAAATGTGGACAGACATAGAGTATGTCAGATATCTGCTAATGTTCAAAATATGGAAAAGAATGAAGGAAAGTCTCAGAGAGATTAAAGAAGTAAATAAGATGGCCTTGGCAATCTTAGGTCCACATTTACCAGAAATGCGTGATGAACTATTAAAGATTATACCGAAACCTCCTGTGGGACATGAAAATGAAACACTTTGGCTGCTACAGCCAAATGTGTTCGACTTAAAAAAGGCATGCAGTAATTTTTTAGCATTTGAAGACTCagcatctatccaatcaaacaattcttatttaataaaaaaatctgATTTAAACATCTTTCAACAATCACAG ATCGTTTCATCATGTGGTATAAATGCTGTTCGAGAACACAGCATGAATTTTGAATTGAATAAATGTGAGACGAATATGCTTAAAAATACCATAGATTACAGTAAACTCGCTGATCAGGCTCTTTCCACAAAAAGAAGGAACAAATTTAAGAAATTCAGAAAAGCATCGAAGTTAAAATCTGGGGAAATTATATTGATCGATTTAACCGAGGATAATGAGTCATTGGAAGCAGATAAAgacaagaaaaagaagaaaaaatgtaaaagaaaatttgattGGTCAAAAATGATGAGGAAGAAATATAGAGTACAAAAGCCAGTTGTTGAAGTAAAATGCAGAAACGAAGTGGAAATTGCAGATGCCCACAGCACAGAAAATTCTAAAAGTTTTGTAGACAAAAGCCACTTAGAATATTTACCAATTTCAGACAATAAAGTTAGTGAAAGTACTGAAAGCTATACTACAGTGGAAGAAGAATCACAGTTCCAAGATCGCACTCGTGTGAATTCCCAATGCAAGCATGATTACATTTCCAATAAACGAACTAAAGAACTAAAATGCGCGTTTCAACATAATCAGTGTGATATTTGCACTTTATTGTTGAAACAAAATGACATACAACACAAcaggattttatttttattaaaatttttaaatgctgtAGGTCAGAATATTAAAGAACCAAAGGccatattgaatttatttagagaaAATAGAGAACAAAGCACAGTGTCTTCTCAACATACGTTTGCTTGTAAAAGTACTGCAAACAAATCTCGTGAAGTAAATATTCAAGAAGAAACATATTCTCAGCCAAATAGTTCCGTACATTTCAAAGAGTGCCAAGAAAGAACCATGAACTCGCAATCCATAAAACAAGAGTTGCCAACGAGTACAGATTGTAATGTGGCAGATGCTGACAATACTTACTGTCAAAATAAATCGGTTTGCGTACAAAATGATCGCCATTCTCACGACTTCAGATCGCCAAGCATTTGTTCACACATATCAGAAACTATAAAGCAAAAGCTCTATGATAGTCACGAATGCGTGTGTCCTACTAAGAAGATCGATGTGAAACCCTTTGTCAGTCATAATTACAATATAGTTAATACCGCAAAGAGCGATGATACGGTGCAGACCGGAGTTGACGACAATTCCACCGATAAGAAATCATCGATCTGCGACAAAAATATTATCTGCATGCTGAGCGATTTGGATAAATGTATGGACGTTCTGAATCGAATCAGCGAACATATTGTCACTGTGCATGCAGAAAAACAACGGCTAGAATGTTCAGACAAAACCGACGTGTGCACTGTTTCAACTACAGTTTCCAGAGATCAGAGTATAAAATCATCACTGGGCTGGGCACAAAATACCAATTTGACAAACTCTGAGAAATTGAGTAAAATCCTAGAATTGTATGGGAGAAAGGAACTTCTAAACGCGTGCAATTGTAAAGATTCTCATAGATGGGATAATCAAGAGACTAATACAGTTTTGAATCAATTAAAGAACGAGTCGGACGActgtaaaaaatttctagtttcaatGTCTCAGCCAAAAGATACACATTTTCGTGAGAAGACTAATGCTACTCTTTCTGGAAATAAACTATCGGACAGTTTTGTTTCTGGCCACGTGAAGTCGGAGTTTGAACAGCTTGTGAAAGAAGAGAACGTCGAAGTTTTCGAATCTGCAACGAATCAATCGGAAAAAGCAAATGAACGTAACCTTCCCATGGCAGTGAATAATGAAGCACACGCCAATGAATATTTTCCGTACGATCTAAAAACCTTTGAGACTCTCAACGAGAACGTTCACTGTGAGTCCGTGTTAGAGAGCCTGCTGCAAAAGAATGATACAACCGAAGCTCAGTCTGTGGAGGAATTTGAGAACATCGATATTTTAGACAGTATTTTAAACGGCGGTATAACTATGGAAGATGAGCAAGAATTGTTACAAGAGTCGCAGTCTTCGTTAATGTCACCTATGAGTTACGATAACTCGAATAACGTGTTGAACTGCATTACAGAATTTTTCTTACAGGCTGAAAACACATATGTAAACGACAAAGAAGATAAATATGCTATGCCGGATACAAAAAATACAGGAACTCCATTGCCTGAAGGTAGTCTTGGAACTACTGGAATACTGAATTTTCTATTGGACTTTGAATTAACAAAGATGAGTTCTCTGCCCAACGACTTAATATATTCGAATGTACAGGCAGTCAATCCACAATTAATTAAGAAAAGCTTCGAAAAAGAAAATCTGTCTAAAACCATTAGCGCATGTGAAGCAAATACTCAACTGGAAGAAGTGATTGTAGTTGGCAAAAATGGTGAAGAAGATATTCTAtcacaaaaagaaaatgaattctCTACCTTGAGTCAGTCGAATATTTCAATCAATTCAGATAGCATATTTTCTGATTTAAGAGAGTCGTTCACTAAATACAATCTTTCTAGTCCTTCAGATAAGTTTAGTAATAATACCGTAGCAGAAAAGGTTTCTATCCATCAAAAGGATGATGTTACTAATCAAGTCCAACCATTCAGCGATACAATAAAACATGTTTCGTCCAAAATGTGTGTCCCCAGTGAAACTACATCGATTGCGATACCAAATTGTAAATCATTGCATAAAGATGGATCCACGGAACATGAAAGAAGCGTTTTATTAGTAAAGAAACCTTCAGAGTGTGAATCATTGTCTTCCACAGATTTGATACCATCCAATAATACTACAGATTCACGGTGCGAGAATTCGGAATATGAACATATTCTAAAGAAAAGGAACATTCAAAAGGGTATGCAGAACATTTGCAAAGGAAAGCAAAATAACGTTTTACAGCATAAAATAGAAGTTAGTGTTCAAACCAGGTCGTCGAAACGAAAGTTAAGATATAGGAAGAAAGTGAAGAAAGATcaaaaagaaggagaagaaggatTAGATTTGTTTAATATCCAACATAATCAGGATGAATTGAACTTAAAATATTCGCAAATTAATGTTATTAGTCCTACGAGTCATCAGGATGTTCAGAGCGCGTGCAAATTGCCATTATCACCATTTGACATATCATATCATCAGAAATTACCGCAGACTTTGTGCACATCTAGAAATATATACAAACAATTGAAGTGTGTAGGTATCCAACGGTTGAGAAACATATCTCCACGAAAACAGCAAATCTTATTAAACTGTCAAGGAGACTCTACAACAAGTGCTACCATCAAAGAAGATTACAAGCTGGAGGATTCTCACCGTACCATGGAAGATAACATCTGGGAAGATCCAACTGTGTTGGTTAGTTCCATGGAGAAACAACAACATACACCAGGAAGCATAACAGACTTCAAACTCTCTAAAACAGATGTGAAGCTCGACGCAAACGTTCCCAAAGTAAATCTCGTAACAGACAAACATATAACTGATATTTCGAATGATATTCTCATCGAGTCTGGCATTAACTGGACCTTGCAGAATATAGATGCACAGTCGTCGAAATTGACCACGAAGCAAATCATTGCATCCGTTGACGAAGAAACGCCTCTGAAGAGAAAGAAATTAACTTCTAATCACTCCTCAAGCTTCGAAACAACTGCTACCGTTTGTTCCGCGAGTCAGGAAGGAGTACAAAAGAAACATTATGCATCCATGAAGAAAG GTTTAATATGTACAAATGGAAGGAAAAGTATGGTAG ATATATTTGCAAGTAAATTTCTATGA